From the Lathyrus oleraceus cultivar Zhongwan6 chromosome 4, CAAS_Psat_ZW6_1.0, whole genome shotgun sequence genome, one window contains:
- the LOC127076610 gene encoding FRIGIDA-like protein 3: MEDKDSVTKMMDSTSSKIQQLQKAFAELESYRAVTLNLKWKELEEHFHGLEKSLKRRFHELEDQEKVFENKTRKAREMLEKQEAAAFAKEQASLQSLQEKRDVAVFTIVNAREKYRKVSSKDLGIVFNGIQGPPSVEEKPEDVVSTGGEANLESLKHSPENGNVDMMSYPELVKLCKEIDSAGLHKFISDNRKNLAAVREEIPLALKAAPNAARLVLDSLEGFYSTEVSNQDIKKDANLLGLRRTSIMLLECLSDFLTDLGSDSNVVSEDVKDRAKAVAEEWKPRLDTLDIDASNGNSLEAHAFLQLLASFGIASDFNEEELSRLIPMVSRRRQTADLCRCLGLSEKMPGVIEVLVNSGRQIDAVNLAFAFGLAEQFSPIPLLKSYLNDAKKTSTPVKSVNSSSTAQIEVNERELFALKAVIKCIEEHKLDKQYPMDPLQKQVIQLEKAKADKKRETEVTKPQPKRPRANGVGYGPRVTNVPSDKTSFARVADRYPQYVYNQPYLYPGPTENHCTPFLSSATYNVSPNPGNYFGNGYQYQATYLH; this comes from the exons ATGGAGGACAAAGATTCGGTTACTAAAATGATGGACTCTACATCTTCAAAGATACAACAGCTGCAAAAGGCTTTTGCTGAACTCGAAAGTTACCGAGCTGTAACTCTTAACTTGAAATGGAAAGAATTAGAGGAACATTTTCACGGGCTGGAGAAATCCTTGAAGAGGCGCTTTCATGAACTCGAAGACCAAGAAAAAGTATttgaaaacaaaacaagaaaagCTCGTGAAATGTTGGAGAAACAGGAAGCGGCTGCTTTTGCCAAGGAGCAAGCCTCGCTGCAGAGTCTTCAAGAGAAAAGAGATGTTGCTGTATTCACCATTGTAAATGCCCGAGAAAAATACAGGAAGGTTTCATCAAAGGATTTGGGTATTGTCTTTAATGGGATTCAAGGCCCACCAAGTGTCGAGGAGAAACCTGAGGATGTTGTGTCCACTGGGGGTGAAGCTAACTTAGAAAGTCTGAAACATTCTCCTGAAAATGGAAATGTGGACATGATGTCTTATCCAGAGTTGGTAAAACTATGCAAAGAGATAGATTCAGCTGGACTTCACAAATTTATATCTGACAATCGCAAGAACCTTGCTGCTGTAAGGGAGGAAATACCACTTGCATTAAAAGCTGCTCCTAATGCTGCCCGTCTAGTTTTAGATTCTTTGGAAGGGTTTTATTCCACCGAAGTGTCAAATCAGGATATAAAGAAGGACGCTAACTTGTTGGGTCTTCGCCGAACCAGTATCATGCTGCTGGAATGTCTAAGTGATTTCCTAACTGATTTGGGTTCTGATTCTAATGTGGTTTCTGAAGATGTTAAGGATAGGGCAAAGGCAGTTGCTGAAGAGTGGAAACCAAGATTGGATACTCTTGATATTGATGCTAGCAATGGAAATTCCTTGGAGGCTCATGCATTTTTGCAACTTCTAGCCAGTTTTGGTATTGCCTCTGATTTTAACGAGGAGGAGTTATCCAGGCTGATTCCCATGGTATCTCGGCGTCGCCAAACTGCTGATTTATGCCGGTGCCTTGGGTTGTCGGAGAAGATGCCTG GTGTAATTGAAGTTTTAGTAAACAGTGGGCGGCAAATTGATGCTGTTAACTTGGCTTTTGCATTTGGTCTTGCAGAACAATTTTCACCTATTCCTTTGCTGAAGTCTTATCTGAATGATGCTAAGAAAACTTCTACTCCAGTCAAGAGTGTAAACTCATCTTCCACTGCACAG ATTGAGGTTAATGAAAGAGAGCTGTTTGCTCTTAAGGCCGTAATCAAGTGCATTGAAGAACATAAGCTTGATAAGCAGTATCCTATGGATCCTCTCCAGAAACAAGTGATCCAACTAGAGAAAGCCAAGGCCGACAAGAAGCGAGAAACTGAAGTAACAAAACCTCAACCAAAGAGGCCTCGTGCTAATGGCGTGGGATATGGTCCTCGTGTCACTAACGTTCCTTCTGACAAAACCTCCTTTGCTAGAGTTGCTGACAGGTACCCTCAATATGTGTATAACCAACCTTATTTGTACCCTGGCCCAACTGAAAATCACTGCACCCCTTTCCTGAGTTCGGCAACCTATAACGTCTCTCCTAATCCTGGAAATTACTTCGGAAATGGTTATCAGTATCAAGCAACATATCTCCACTAA